Proteins encoded within one genomic window of Pieris rapae chromosome 1, ilPieRapa1.1, whole genome shotgun sequence:
- the LOC110994758 gene encoding uncharacterized protein LOC110994758, with protein sequence MLWLLTIALLASGASAQLTAQTSVAPELRECYMNVSLLDRNNLPPTTVPVLIDIIQKIEDDPNVNMDLRQLVVQILRTYRQDGIEYHQPDANAERSGNVLPYAPTFHSFHRHRIVLSKILPGNIQELPNVLTAPLKCVLHYMLSTTVDARVRGNEQNCNQLSQLRALRTARNIPRNFKMDDVEILDLDSIKLTKTMGKIRHNPKDDIEYTSMGGLKSERQLLGDSQCPLLGGTVFTRWGAVSAGHLLAGIAGGAQFQRIRVSDLVRGSMSNYANLQDTVSSTFATTISGDLAEAVLIQGTERGTNAITVGTAGNWNSTQTPRYFMLHNRVNVEATDPELRGDIDGFVLGTLIQTNVVDAASIKLSQLLDMYYSPRNGVYDANRRACNRRQLRQEFINRDALIGETSAFAAALDTNIPLRGTIVSGLDQLVSTAVENFQSYTTNSLNDLNCVNTVTTTDNFRLKTNLYIVVDSTWPYQAVYPAISYLLDNIEVGKFGSSITLLNAFDGSIVLDKTFSLADFHSNYTLARHQALFNGVNLESTLTNIRLLMQRELENEKSLNYVGGNSTVLLFLLNTPNLQITGPVINEARKINETIPDLRVLFATSTNQFDSLWRMVRDMHNDIKVVSLNVEGTNVEVTMNPVLTRIKSVGGRIVNSNCGSTFSGELSSGNRQFDDYIEPGYINYYAISPNYFYGNANRKVRISRTGAGAGSLIVCQSRRFEQPRQNMTAADQDSVICQTLASGNIEISLQGACEGHWTIGSCPSFFISVQSQVPEGSSLSQSCTDPACRFPYNMRYQVQIEEFGCFSSAGTIALSVILIICGIFIHLL encoded by the exons ATGCTTTGGTTACTTACCATAGCGTTGTTAGCAAGCGGCGCGAGCGCCCAGCTCACAGCGCAGACTAGTGTAGCCCCAGAGCTTCGAGAATGTTACATGAATGTATCCTTATTGGATAGAAATAACCTACCACCTACAACAGTACCTGTATTAATAGATATCATACAAAAGATCGAAGATGATCCCAACGTTAATATGGATCTTCGGCAATTAGTTGTTCAAATATTGCGCAC ATATAGACAAGACGGAATAGAGTACCATCAGCCAGATGCTAATGCCGAACGGTCGGGAAATGTGCTCCCATATGCGCCTACATTTCACTCATTTCATAGACACAGAATTGTGTTATCAAAAATTCTTCCCGGCAATATACAAGAACTGCCAAATGTCCTCACAGCTCCTTTGAAG TGTGTCTTGCATTACATGCTATCTACAACCGTGGATGCTAGAGTCCGCGGAAATGAACAAAATTGTAATCAACTTTCTCAACTCCGCGCATTAAGGACAGCCAGGAATATACCAAGAAACTTCAAGATGGATGATGTGGAAATTTTAGATCTTGATAGTAT taaacTCACGAAGACTATGGGTAAAATTAGACACAATCCAAAGGATGACATAGAGTATACAAGCATGGGAGGTTTAAAATCTGAACGACAGTTATTAGGAGACAGCCAATGTCCTTTGTTAGGTGGAACAGTATTCACAAGATGGGGGGCAGTTTCAGCCGGTCATCTATTAGCTGGTATAGCAGGAGGTGCCCAGTTCCAGCGTATAAGGGTATCAGACTTAGTAAGAGGGTCTATGTCCAACTACGCAAACCTTCAGGACACTGTTTCTTCAACCTTTGCCACTACAATTTCAG GTGATTTAGCGGAAGCTGTTCTTATTCAAGGAACAGAAAGAGGCACGAATGCAATAACAGTCGGCACAGCGGGTAACTGGAATTCCACTCAAACACCAAGATATTTTATGCTTCACAATCGTGTCAATGTAGAAGCAACAGACCCAGAATTACGTGGCGACATTGATGGTTTCGTGCTTGGAACTCTGATACAGACAAACGTTGTCGACGCTGCTTCTATAAAGCTATCACAACTCCTAGATATGTACTATAGTCCAAGG AACGGTGTCTACGATGCCAACAGAAGGGCGTGCAATCGCCGGCAGTTAAGACAGGAGTTCATAAATAGAGATGCGTTAATTGGTGAAACGTCAGCATTTGCAGCCGCATTGGACACCAATATTCCTCTTCGTGGAACTATTGTTAGTGGTCTTGATCAACTGGTCTCAACTGCAGTGGAAAATTTCCAGTCCTATACGA CTAACAGCCTAAACGACTTAAACTGTGTGAATACAGTTACAACAACGGATAACTTCAGACTTAAAACAAATCTATACATAGTGGTAGATTCTACTTGGCCATACCAGGCCGTATATCCGGCGATATCTTATCTATTGGACAACATTGAAGTGGGTAAATTCGGTTCCAGTATCACCCTACTGAATGCTTTTGATGGGAGTATAGTATTGGACAAAACATTCTCTTTGGCTGATTTCCATTCCAACTATACTTTGGCTAGACATCAGGCTC TATTCAATGGAGTAAATTTGGAATCGACCCTAACAAATATAAGATTGTTAATGCAAAGAGAACTAGAAAACGAAAAGTCATTAAACTATGTAGGTGGAAATTCAACTGTCTTACTGTTTTTACTCAACACCCCAAACTTACAAATAACTGGTCCTGTTATTAACGAGGCTCGGAAAATCAACGAAACAATtccag ACCTACGTGTCTTATTTGCAACGTCCACAAACCAGTTTGACAGTCTGTGGCGAATGGTTCGTGATATGCATAATGATATTAAAGTTGTGTCTTTGAACGTGGAGGGAACTAATGTTGAAGTTACTATGAACCCAGTACTTACGAGAATAAAGTCAG ttgGAGGAAGAATAGTTAACTCGAACTGTGGTTCCACATTTAGTGGCGAATTAAGTTCCGGTAACAGACAATTTGACGATTACATAGAACCAGgctatataaattactatgcAATAAGTCCAAACTACTTCTATGGTAACGCCAACAGAAAAGTTCGCATTTCAAGAACAGGAGCAGGTGCTGGTAGTCTTATTGTTTGTCAATCACGAAGATTTGAACAACcaag acaaAATATGACAGCGGCTGATCAGGACTCGGTTATTTGTCAAACTCTTGCATCGGGTAACATAGAAATCAGTCTCCAAGGAGCATGTGAAGGTCATTGGACGATTGGTTCCTGTCcatctttctttatttctgtCCAATCACAGGTTCCCGAGGGCTCTAGTTTATCACAAAGTTGTACTG ACCCTGCATGTAGATTTCCCTACAATATGAGATATCAAGTTCAAATCGAAGAATTTGGATGTTTCAGTAGCGCGGGAACTATTGCATtaagtgtaattttaattatttgtggtatttttattcatttattgtaa